Sequence from the Candidatus Neomarinimicrobiota bacterium genome:
CTCATCTTGAAAGAAATATCATAAATCCGGACTTGGTGATTTATCTTCAAGCTGATACAGATACTTTAATGAAAAACGTTGCTAAACGAGGACGTGATTTTGAAAAGAATTTATCTGCCGATTATCTTGATGCGGTCAACCAAGTGTATAGTGAATATTTCTTCAATTATCAAGAAACTCCTCTTGTTATTATCAATACAAACGACATTGATTTTGTTGAAAACGAGGAAGACCTCAAAGAAGTCATTCAATATATCCGTGAACCGGTCACCGGAACTAAATTTTTTAATCCTGCCGCAACAATATAATGCTGGGCAAGCTACTGGCTTATGCGATAGTTATTTATTTAACCATTCGAATTGGGCGATTTGTACAGGCGCTCTTTGGCAAAAAAAATAAAAATGCCGTATCTGACAAAAAAGACGGATATTTCAAAGAAACAGAAATTCGTGATGCTGAATTCACAGATGTGAAGGATGAAGATGAATAAGTTCCGGGAAACGTGTTCATTTGGTTGTGAAAATTCGTCGAATTTCGGATTGCTCGCGCTTCGAACTCTTCCTGCATATTTTCTGGTTTCGAACCATGGATGGAGTAAAATAACCAATCCTGAGAAATGGAATTGGCTTGGAACGACGTTTGCAAAATATTTTTTTGGTATTCTTGATTTTGCAACTCCGGCCTTTGGTTTTATAGCTGCATTTTCAGAATCTATTTGTGCTATTCTTGTGTTGCTTGGGTTATTCACACGTCCGGCTGCTTTGCTTGTTGCGGCAACCATGTTGATTGCAGCTTTTCACCACATTACGACAACAGGAAACCCGGAAAGCGCATTGGTCTATTTTTCTGTTTTCATAGCGATCGCATTCACTGGTCCCGGCAAATTCAGTTTAGACTCGATCCTATTTGCATCTAAAAAATGAACGCTATTCGCATTCATAAACATGGTGGCCCCGATGTGTTACAGTGGGACGCTATTCCTGTGCCTGAGCCAAAGAATGGTGATGTCCTTGTCCAAATAAAAGCAGCAGCGATGAATCATTTGGATATTTGGGTTCGAACCGGAATTCCGGGCGTACCACTTCCAATAATAATGGGAAGTGATGGATCCGGAATAGTGCATGGTATTGGCGAATCTGTTTCCCAATTCGCACCAGGTGATGAAGTTGTGATTCAGCCACTCGTCTGGTGTGGGAAATGCAGTTTATGTAAAACAGGACGAGAAAATTATTGTACTTCTATGGGAATCCTTGGTGAAACAGAAAATGGAACGATGGCAGAATTGATTTCAGTTCCGGAAAAAAATGTTCAAAAAAAACCTGCCAATTTGAATTTCAAAGAAGCAGCGGCATTTTCTCTAGTAGGTCAAACTGCATACGCAATGTTGGTGCGCCGAGCAAAAATAAATTCCGGCGAAACGGTTTTGGTTTGGGGTGCCAGTTCAGGTGTTGGAATGACCGCAATTCAAATTGCGAAACATTTTGGTTGTACCGTGATTACAACTGCAGGAACTGATGCAAAAGTTGCTTTTGCAAAAAAACTTGGCGCAGATCATGTCATTCATTATAAGAATGAGGATGTTGCCTCAGTTGTTAAAGAATTAACAAACGGTACCGGTGCTGATGTGATTGTTGAACATGTTGGAGAGGCAACTTGGAAAACGAGCCTAAAGAGTCTAGCAAAAGGCGGAAGATTGGTCACCTGCGGTTCCACGACCGGAACGGATGTTTCAATAAATCTGAGACATCTATTTTTCAAACAGCAGTCTATACTTGGTTCTACGATGGGCAATGT
This genomic interval carries:
- a CDS encoding zinc-binding dehydrogenase gives rise to the protein MNAIRIHKHGGPDVLQWDAIPVPEPKNGDVLVQIKAAAMNHLDIWVRTGIPGVPLPIIMGSDGSGIVHGIGESVSQFAPGDEVVIQPLVWCGKCSLCKTGRENYCTSMGILGETENGTMAELISVPEKNVQKKPANLNFKEAAAFSLVGQTAYAMLVRRAKINSGETVLVWGASSGVGMTAIQIAKHFGCTVITTAGTDAKVAFAKKLGADHVIHYKNEDVASVVKELTNGTGADVIVEHVGEATWKTSLKSLAKGGRLVTCGSTTGTDVSINLRHLFFKQQSILGSTMGNVSSMDEVLKFAESGVIKPVIDSVFEMGNSADAHRKLENGEAFGKIVLIP
- a CDS encoding DoxX family protein, producing MNKFRETCSFGCENSSNFGLLALRTLPAYFLVSNHGWSKITNPEKWNWLGTTFAKYFFGILDFATPAFGFIAAFSESICAILVLLGLFTRPAALLVAATMLIAAFHHITTTGNPESALVYFSVFIAIAFTGPGKFSLDSILFASKK